A genomic stretch from Mycobacterium paraterrae includes:
- a CDS encoding SIMPL domain-containing protein, with protein sequence MPARLPVRVLLALALVATASACDHDADKVAKNPREVTVVGSGHVQGVPDTLTADVGVEFVAPDVTAAMNQTNDRQQAVITAVAGAGVDRKDISTTDVSLQPQFDPTGATITGYRAANSIRIRIHPADSASRVLAVVVDAGGAATRINSVSYSIADDSQLVKDARSRAFQDAKDRAAQYAQLSGLGLGKIISISETAGGATPTTAPAPRMMPTAVPLEPGQQTVSFSVTAVWELR encoded by the coding sequence ATGCCTGCCAGACTGCCGGTTCGCGTCCTGCTCGCCCTGGCGCTCGTCGCGACGGCGTCCGCGTGTGACCACGACGCCGACAAGGTCGCGAAGAACCCGCGCGAGGTGACGGTCGTAGGCTCCGGTCACGTGCAAGGCGTGCCGGACACCCTAACCGCCGACGTCGGCGTCGAATTCGTGGCGCCGGACGTCACCGCGGCGATGAACCAGACCAACGACCGTCAGCAGGCCGTCATCACCGCCGTGGCCGGGGCCGGGGTCGACCGCAAGGACATCAGCACCACCGACGTCAGCCTGCAGCCGCAGTTCGACCCGACCGGAGCCACCATCACCGGGTACCGCGCCGCCAATTCGATCCGGATCAGGATTCACCCCGCCGACTCGGCGTCGCGCGTGCTCGCCGTGGTCGTCGACGCCGGTGGCGCCGCCACCCGGATCAACTCGGTGAGCTACTCCATCGCCGACGATTCGCAGCTGGTGAAGGACGCGCGGTCGCGCGCGTTCCAGGACGCCAAAGACCGCGCCGCGCAGTACGCGCAACTGTCTGGCCTTGGGCTGGGCAAGATCATCTCGATCTCGGAGACCGCCGGCGGCGCCACGCCGACGACCGCTCCGGCACCGCGGATGATGCCGACCGCGGTGCCACTGGAGCCCGGCCAGCAGACCGTGAGCTTCTCGGTGACCGCGGTGTGGGAGTTGCGCTAG
- a CDS encoding DUF4185 domain-containing protein, protein MQQQGAVLPLPVPGVPDPSGQQVPTLTGPTTTAPAAAVAASTTTIVSWINGPNSPNNTYARFAMSGADLGIIWDNGQTGVNDQVLMAFGDTFGNCSVAGQQWRSNTLFRSADHNLADGVSVPDPAFNNVYAGSPVLSATPPGSNFSRQIIASLNLSPTEVTIIPTAGISVGTTQYVNFMSVRQWGSAGQWTTNFSAIAVSTDNGENWIASRATVRPSFFFSVPSVWFNWGNQNFQQGAFVRRDGYLYSYGTPSGRFGSAYVSRVPEDAVLDLSRYEYWSKPWWSFSGTGSWVANSPWAATPVISAPVSEMSVQFNDYLGKYIALYTDGSNSVVMRTSANPQGPWSAAQTLVTSTQLPGGIYAPFIHPWSTGHDLYFNLSLWSTYSVMLMHTTLP, encoded by the coding sequence ATGCAGCAGCAAGGCGCGGTGTTGCCCCTGCCCGTCCCGGGAGTTCCCGACCCGTCAGGCCAACAGGTCCCGACCCTCACCGGACCTACGACCACCGCCCCCGCTGCGGCGGTCGCCGCCTCGACAACAACCATCGTCAGCTGGATCAACGGGCCCAACAGCCCCAACAACACCTACGCACGCTTCGCTATGTCGGGCGCCGATCTCGGGATCATCTGGGACAACGGCCAGACCGGCGTCAACGATCAGGTGCTGATGGCATTCGGCGACACGTTCGGCAATTGCAGCGTCGCCGGCCAGCAATGGCGGAGCAACACACTGTTTCGCAGCGCTGACCACAACCTCGCCGACGGAGTGTCGGTGCCCGACCCGGCGTTCAACAACGTCTACGCCGGCTCACCCGTCCTGTCCGCAACGCCCCCGGGATCGAATTTCTCCAGACAGATCATCGCCAGCCTCAATCTCTCCCCAACCGAAGTGACTATCATCCCCACCGCCGGAATCTCCGTCGGCACAACGCAATACGTCAACTTCATGTCGGTCAGACAGTGGGGTAGTGCGGGCCAATGGACCACGAACTTCTCGGCAATCGCGGTTTCTACCGACAACGGCGAAAATTGGATCGCCAGCCGTGCGACCGTCCGCCCGAGTTTCTTTTTCAGCGTGCCCAGCGTCTGGTTCAACTGGGGCAATCAGAATTTCCAGCAGGGAGCGTTCGTGCGGCGAGACGGATACCTGTACTCCTACGGCACGCCGTCCGGACGCTTTGGCTCGGCGTATGTGTCGCGCGTTCCCGAGGATGCGGTGCTCGACCTCAGCCGGTACGAATACTGGAGTAAGCCGTGGTGGAGCTTCTCCGGAACAGGATCATGGGTAGCAAACAGCCCATGGGCCGCCACGCCGGTCATTTCGGCTCCGGTGAGCGAAATGTCAGTCCAATTCAACGATTACCTCGGTAAGTACATCGCGCTTTACACCGACGGCTCGAACAGCGTGGTGATGCGGACGTCGGCAAATCCACAGGGACCGTGGAGCGCGGCGCAGACCCTCGTGACGTCAACACAACTTCCTGGCGGCATCTACGCCCCGTTCATCCACCCCTGGTCGACCGGTCACGACCTGTATTTCAATCTCTCGCTGTGGTCGACCTACAGCGTAATGTTGATGCACACTACGCTGCCCTAG
- a CDS encoding PE family protein, with product MPNVVAQPEVLAAAAGKLHAINGSLKAANAAAAAPTAGIVPAAGDVVSALTAAQFAAHAQLYQTVSAHAAAVQEFMATMLGASSGSYAVTESANAAAVG from the coding sequence ATGCCAAACGTCGTCGCGCAGCCCGAAGTCCTGGCTGCGGCCGCTGGAAAATTGCACGCCATCAACGGGTCGCTCAAGGCCGCGAATGCGGCTGCGGCCGCACCTACGGCAGGGATCGTGCCCGCTGCCGGCGATGTGGTGTCGGCGTTGACCGCCGCGCAGTTCGCCGCGCACGCGCAGCTCTACCAAACGGTCAGCGCCCACGCGGCCGCGGTCCAAGAGTTCATGGCGACCATGCTGGGCGCCAGCTCCGGTTCCTACGCGGTCACCGAGTCGGCCAACGCCGCAGCGGTCGGATAG
- a CDS encoding PPE family protein yields the protein MLDFAVLPPEVNSGLMYSGAGSVPMLTASSAWAALSAELHTLASAYEAVVAALTDGSWLGPAATSMAVSSAAQVEWLTETAIQAEEVAAQAAAAVSAYEAAFIATVPPPEIAANRALLMALIATNLLGQNTPAILAAEAQYAEMWAQDAGAMYSYAGASAAASALAPFIPAAETVNPAGLGAQAAAVSQAIGSSTGQNVTNALAAAAAPVLGNPPWLTDVNSFLAAVGLTGHVFNSNGDGIVVGGAFGDILEGLTGSQTLDGSTPFDTVIRLVSPFRLSTTATKDIEGLAEAATKAFGGATKASAVEALPAALTPSVPSAVPGSVLSSLGKAELVGKLSVPPTWGGVAPNVSPAVTSIGNLGTPVSSQPLTPVANSMGAPPVMAGSGGRGMQFAAPRYGFKPTVVPRPTVGG from the coding sequence GTGCTGGACTTTGCAGTTTTACCGCCGGAGGTCAATTCCGGGTTGATGTATTCAGGCGCTGGTTCGGTGCCGATGTTGACAGCTTCCTCGGCTTGGGCGGCGCTCTCCGCCGAGCTGCACACACTGGCCTCGGCCTACGAAGCCGTGGTGGCCGCGCTCACCGATGGCTCGTGGCTGGGTCCGGCCGCGACGTCGATGGCCGTGTCCTCAGCCGCTCAGGTGGAGTGGCTCACCGAGACCGCGATCCAGGCCGAAGAGGTCGCCGCTCAGGCGGCTGCCGCGGTCAGCGCGTACGAAGCGGCGTTCATCGCGACGGTGCCCCCACCGGAGATCGCCGCCAACCGGGCTTTGCTGATGGCGCTGATCGCGACCAACCTGCTGGGTCAGAACACGCCGGCCATCCTGGCCGCCGAAGCCCAATACGCCGAGATGTGGGCGCAGGACGCCGGCGCGATGTACAGCTACGCGGGCGCGTCGGCCGCGGCCTCGGCGCTGGCACCATTCATCCCCGCTGCAGAAACGGTGAACCCGGCCGGCCTCGGTGCCCAGGCGGCCGCCGTTTCACAAGCGATCGGTTCCAGCACCGGGCAGAACGTCACCAACGCTCTGGCGGCCGCGGCCGCGCCGGTGCTGGGGAACCCGCCGTGGTTGACAGACGTCAACAGCTTCCTGGCCGCTGTGGGTCTGACGGGACATGTCTTCAACTCCAACGGCGACGGCATCGTCGTGGGAGGGGCCTTCGGCGACATCCTTGAGGGTTTGACCGGTTCGCAGACGTTGGACGGCAGCACGCCCTTCGACACGGTCATCCGGCTGGTCTCCCCCTTCCGACTGTCCACGACCGCCACCAAAGACATCGAGGGGCTGGCGGAAGCGGCGACCAAAGCATTCGGAGGGGCTACGAAAGCGTCAGCGGTCGAAGCGCTTCCGGCGGCCTTAACGCCCAGCGTTCCATCGGCTGTGCCCGGTTCGGTGCTCAGCAGCCTCGGTAAGGCGGAATTGGTGGGCAAGCTCTCGGTGCCGCCGACCTGGGGTGGCGTTGCCCCGAATGTGAGCCCTGCGGTCACCTCGATCGGCAACCTCGGCACCCCGGTGTCGTCGCAGCCGCTTACACCGGTCGCCAACAGCATGGGAGCGCCACCGGTGATGGCTGGCAGTGGCGGGCGCGGCATGCAATTCGCCGCTCCGCGTTACGGTTTCAAGCCGACGGTGGTGCCCCGGCCGACGGTCGGGGGCTGA
- a CDS encoding phosphotransferase, giving the protein MFGKYVGYVSGDDGLHGFLSGIFRHQLGVDVAHPAFRAFRLRASNEVYAYEEKRSRARVVCKFYGPKFGWDRDRAERAAHREFDTMQGLRGYNLVGSPHHVVRPLGVDANLNSVLAVEFYAGEQFSNAIKQAISRHNDGHLYWRLKALAYFLATQHNRTANGSTVDFDVDCRYFGELVTKLRHRNRIGGWDVDELLWLQGLWRDKAMMWGDRQVWLHGDATPANFLFGHGLDVAAIDLERARWGDRMFDIGRVAGEMQHAFMSATGSPNGAEPFIGHFLWEYCCHFPDRDAAFRSITARLPYYMAMNLLRVARNDYIGDDYGGKLLRQSKRLLRAC; this is encoded by the coding sequence GTGTTTGGCAAATACGTCGGGTATGTGTCGGGTGACGACGGTTTGCACGGGTTTCTCTCCGGCATTTTCCGCCACCAGCTGGGCGTCGACGTAGCGCATCCCGCCTTCCGCGCTTTTCGGCTGCGGGCAAGCAACGAGGTCTACGCGTACGAGGAAAAGCGCAGCCGCGCGCGGGTGGTCTGCAAGTTCTACGGGCCCAAGTTCGGCTGGGATCGTGATCGCGCAGAACGGGCGGCGCATCGCGAGTTCGACACCATGCAAGGGCTGCGCGGCTACAACCTCGTGGGCTCTCCGCACCATGTGGTGCGACCGCTGGGTGTCGACGCGAACCTCAACAGCGTGCTTGCCGTCGAGTTCTATGCCGGGGAACAGTTCAGCAATGCGATCAAACAGGCCATTAGCCGTCACAACGACGGACACCTCTACTGGCGACTGAAGGCGCTCGCGTATTTTCTTGCGACACAACATAATAGGACGGCCAACGGCAGCACGGTCGACTTCGACGTCGACTGCCGTTACTTCGGGGAGTTGGTAACCAAGTTGAGGCATCGCAATCGCATCGGCGGCTGGGATGTCGACGAACTGCTGTGGCTTCAGGGATTATGGCGGGACAAGGCGATGATGTGGGGTGATCGGCAGGTGTGGCTGCACGGCGACGCAACCCCCGCCAACTTCTTGTTCGGCCACGGCCTCGACGTTGCCGCGATCGACCTCGAGCGAGCCCGCTGGGGCGACCGGATGTTCGACATCGGCCGCGTCGCAGGCGAGATGCAGCACGCCTTCATGTCGGCGACCGGTAGCCCGAACGGGGCGGAGCCGTTCATCGGACATTTCCTGTGGGAGTACTGCTGTCACTTCCCGGATCGCGATGCGGCATTCCGATCGATCACGGCGCGACTGCCGTACTACATGGCGATGAATCTCTTGCGGGTTGCGCGCAACGACTACATCGGCGACGACTACGGCGGCAAGCTTCTCCGCCAGTCCAAACGGCTGTTACGGGCCTGCTGA
- a CDS encoding LLM class flavin-dependent oxidoreductase → MNRPLKFGVFLTPFHPVGQSPTVALEYDMERVVALDRLGFDEAWFGEHHSGGYELIACPEVFIAAAAERTKHIRLGTGVVSLPYHHPLMVADRWVLLDHLTRGRVIFGTGPGALPSDAYMMGIDPIEQRRMMQESLEAILALFRAAPSERISRHSDWFTLRDAQLHIRPYTWPYPEIATAAMISPSGPRLAGAMGTSLLSLSMSVPGGYAALENTWDVVEEQAAKVGRAQPDRAGWRVLSIMHVADTRDKAIDDCTYGLQDFANYFGAAGFVPLFNEVEGAQTPREFVENYAAQGNCCIGSPDDAIAHIEDLLERSGGFGTLLMLGHDWASPEATYRCYELIARKVIPHFKGQLEAARSSHEWASEKRDELIGRAGEAVVRAITQHVAETGGS, encoded by the coding sequence GTGAACCGGCCGCTGAAGTTCGGCGTATTCCTCACACCGTTCCATCCGGTCGGCCAATCCCCCACTGTCGCACTGGAATACGACATGGAGCGAGTGGTCGCGCTGGATCGGCTCGGCTTCGACGAGGCGTGGTTCGGTGAGCATCATTCCGGCGGATACGAGTTGATCGCTTGCCCGGAGGTGTTCATCGCCGCGGCCGCCGAACGGACCAAACACATCCGGCTGGGCACCGGAGTGGTGTCGCTGCCCTACCACCACCCGCTGATGGTGGCTGACCGCTGGGTATTGCTGGATCATCTGACCCGCGGCCGGGTGATCTTCGGCACCGGGCCAGGCGCGCTGCCTTCGGACGCCTACATGATGGGGATCGACCCGATCGAGCAGCGCCGGATGATGCAGGAGTCACTGGAGGCGATCCTCGCTCTCTTCCGTGCCGCGCCGAGCGAGCGGATCAGCCGCCATTCGGACTGGTTCACCCTGCGCGACGCGCAGCTACACATCCGACCCTACACCTGGCCGTACCCGGAAATCGCCACGGCGGCAATGATTTCGCCGTCCGGACCGCGACTGGCCGGGGCGATGGGCACATCGCTGTTGTCGTTGTCGATGTCGGTCCCCGGCGGTTATGCGGCCTTAGAGAACACCTGGGACGTGGTCGAGGAGCAGGCCGCCAAGGTCGGCCGTGCCCAACCGGACCGCGCCGGCTGGCGGGTGCTGTCGATCATGCACGTCGCCGACACCCGCGACAAGGCGATCGACGATTGCACCTACGGCCTGCAAGATTTCGCCAACTATTTCGGTGCGGCCGGTTTCGTCCCGCTGTTCAACGAGGTCGAGGGCGCGCAGACGCCGCGGGAGTTCGTCGAAAACTACGCGGCCCAAGGCAATTGCTGTATCGGCAGTCCCGACGACGCGATCGCCCACATCGAAGACCTGCTCGAGCGGTCCGGCGGATTCGGAACGCTGCTCATGCTGGGCCACGACTGGGCCTCGCCCGAGGCGACCTATCGCTGTTATGAATTGATTGCCCGCAAGGTCATCCCGCACTTCAAGGGTCAACTCGAAGCGGCCCGGTCCTCACACGAGTGGGCCAGCGAGAAGCGCGACGAGCTGATCGGGCGCGCCGGGGAGGCGGTCGTCAGGGCCATCACGCAGCACGTCGCCGAAACGGGCGGCAGCTGA
- a CDS encoding HAD family hydrolase yields MPATLTGIAAVAFDVNGTLVHIETDEHRDDIFRAIGHFLTYQGIDMRRHQVRDEYFRRLKRQQRESPHRYPEFDAVAIFQSIIDDYGSDYTRALPPERLAQLPLTLAEIYRGVSRKKLKLYPHVRKVLGQLRQHFALAIVTDAQTAYALGELHKVGLTQYFDPIIVSGDHGFRKPDVRLFEYALAGLGVPAAQTVYIGNDMFRDIYGAREAGMRTIMFDSDQGTKDYDGCKPDFRITDHRELLQILGVGG; encoded by the coding sequence GTGCCCGCCACGCTCACCGGGATAGCCGCAGTAGCTTTCGACGTCAATGGCACCCTGGTTCACATCGAGACCGATGAACACCGCGACGACATCTTTCGGGCGATCGGGCATTTCCTGACCTATCAAGGCATCGACATGCGGCGCCACCAGGTGCGCGACGAATATTTCCGTCGTCTGAAACGCCAGCAGCGCGAAAGTCCGCACCGGTACCCGGAATTCGATGCGGTGGCCATATTCCAGTCGATTATCGACGACTACGGCAGCGACTACACCCGCGCGTTACCGCCCGAGCGTCTCGCGCAACTTCCACTGACGCTCGCGGAGATCTACCGCGGAGTCTCGCGTAAGAAGCTCAAGCTCTATCCGCACGTCCGCAAGGTGCTCGGTCAGCTACGCCAACACTTCGCGCTGGCGATCGTCACCGACGCCCAAACCGCCTATGCCCTAGGCGAACTGCACAAGGTCGGGCTGACGCAATACTTCGACCCGATCATCGTTTCGGGTGATCACGGCTTTCGCAAGCCCGACGTCAGGCTGTTCGAATACGCGCTGGCTGGACTCGGCGTGCCCGCCGCGCAGACCGTCTACATCGGCAACGACATGTTCCGTGACATCTACGGCGCGCGCGAGGCCGGAATGCGGACCATCATGTTCGACTCTGACCAGGGCACAAAAGATTACGACGGCTGCAAGCCGGACTTCCGCATCACCGACCACCGTGAACTGCTGCAGATCCTCGGTGTCGGTGGCTGA
- a CDS encoding amino acid permease, producing MPTPAVGLRQQMLRRRPVSGAPVAEGASDQLQRSLGVFLLTMFGVGETVGSGIFIVLSQSVPQAGPAVVISFIIAGVAAGLAAICYAELASAVPVSGSAYSYAYATLGEFAAMGVAACLLLEYGVSTAAVAVGWSQYLNKLLGNIFGVVLPQSISAAPWDPQHGVANLPAIALVAMCAVLLIRGANASAKVNAVMVVIKIGVLVLFSAIAFTAFHAGNFKDLAPFGLSGISLASGTIFFAYIGLDAVSTAGDEVKDPQHTMPRAIIAALMIVTAIHLLVSVAAIGAQRWQDFKGEEAVLAVILDHITGNTAGSTIVAAGAVISIFSVTLVTLYGQTRILFTMGRDGLLPAAFAKVHPRTMAPVRNTLIVAFVVALLAAVVPLDRLAEIVSIGTLTAFIVVSGGVIVLRIQEPDLPRGFKVPGYPLTPILSIAACAYILVSLHWYTWVAFSGWVAVALIFYLAWGRRHSALNGRVD from the coding sequence ATGCCCACGCCGGCGGTCGGCCTGCGCCAGCAGATGCTGCGTCGTCGCCCGGTCAGCGGAGCTCCCGTTGCCGAGGGCGCCTCAGATCAGCTGCAACGCAGCCTGGGTGTCTTCCTGCTCACCATGTTCGGTGTCGGCGAGACCGTCGGCTCCGGCATCTTCATCGTGCTGTCGCAGTCCGTGCCACAGGCCGGCCCGGCGGTGGTGATCTCGTTCATCATCGCCGGCGTCGCGGCGGGCCTGGCGGCAATCTGCTACGCCGAGCTGGCCTCGGCAGTACCCGTCTCGGGCTCGGCCTACTCGTACGCCTACGCGACGCTCGGCGAGTTCGCGGCTATGGGTGTGGCCGCCTGCCTCCTGCTGGAGTACGGCGTATCGACGGCCGCGGTCGCCGTCGGCTGGAGTCAGTACCTCAACAAACTGCTCGGAAATATCTTCGGAGTCGTTCTCCCGCAGTCTATTTCGGCAGCGCCATGGGACCCTCAACACGGTGTGGCCAACCTTCCGGCGATAGCTCTGGTGGCGATGTGCGCGGTGCTGTTGATCCGCGGCGCGAACGCATCGGCAAAGGTCAACGCCGTCATGGTGGTGATCAAGATCGGCGTACTGGTGTTGTTCTCGGCGATCGCGTTCACCGCCTTTCATGCCGGCAATTTCAAAGACCTGGCGCCGTTCGGGCTCTCCGGCATCAGCCTGGCCTCAGGCACGATCTTCTTCGCCTACATCGGCCTGGACGCCGTGTCGACGGCCGGCGACGAGGTCAAAGACCCGCAGCACACCATGCCGCGGGCAATCATCGCCGCCTTGATGATCGTCACCGCGATCCATCTTCTGGTGTCGGTGGCCGCGATCGGCGCGCAGAGGTGGCAGGACTTCAAGGGCGAGGAGGCCGTGCTGGCGGTGATCCTGGACCACATCACCGGCAACACCGCGGGCAGCACCATTGTCGCTGCCGGAGCTGTGATTTCGATTTTCTCGGTTACGTTGGTGACGCTCTACGGGCAGACCCGCATCCTGTTCACCATGGGCCGCGACGGACTGCTGCCCGCGGCGTTCGCGAAAGTGCACCCGCGCACGATGGCGCCGGTTCGCAACACGCTGATCGTCGCGTTCGTGGTGGCACTGCTGGCCGCGGTGGTACCACTGGACCGGCTCGCCGAAATCGTCTCGATCGGGACATTGACGGCGTTCATCGTGGTGTCGGGCGGCGTGATCGTGCTGCGGATCCAGGAGCCCGACCTGCCGCGGGGGTTCAAGGTGCCCGGTTACCCCTTGACACCGATCCTGTCCATCGCTGCGTGCGCCTACATCCTGGTCAGCCTGCACTGGTACACCTGGGTCGCGTTCAGCGGCTGGGTCGCGGTGGCGTTGATCTTCTACCTGGCCTGGGGTCGCCGGCACAGCGCTCTTAACGGTCGCGTCGACTAG